In Microbulbifer celer, a single window of DNA contains:
- a CDS encoding tryptophan halogenase family protein has protein sequence MAERIKIAIIGGGTAGWMTAAALASLATDRICDLVLVESEAIGTVGVGEATIPAIKDFNDLLGIPERDFMRFTQATFKLGIEFSGWGRQNTSYIHPFGTFGDTIAGSDFHQQWLRFSHSAETKPLEAYSLAVQMCRHNRFKFPGRKSGEDTIATDSRFAYAYHFDAGLYARYLRLFSERKGVRRIEGRITGAQLNRDSGDIEGVLLKSGQRIDADYFIDCSGFRSLLLGERLGVRYESWKHWLPCDSAVAMPSERNPELPPVTRATAKAVGWQWQIPLQHRTGNGLVFQSGLMSEDEAVTSLQQSLGGHSGSGPRVIHFEAGKRSCSWYKNCIAIGLAAGFLEPLESTSIYLIQSAIAHFLALLPGKVAPPQLVREFNRQMDLEYERARDFIILHYHLNQRDDSELWHYCRSMNIPDSLRGRIDAFRKRGYIEQYRFGLFAPPSWLSVMMGQGLMPEKTDPLSATVDTTLAQRTMAEQFEAVQQALGTMVSSREFVGNYCATAPMETAALETTK, from the coding sequence ATGGCAGAAAGAATAAAAATAGCCATTATCGGCGGCGGCACCGCAGGCTGGATGACAGCCGCTGCACTGGCAAGCCTGGCCACCGACAGGATTTGCGATCTGGTACTGGTGGAGTCAGAAGCCATCGGTACCGTCGGCGTGGGCGAAGCCACCATTCCCGCCATCAAGGACTTCAACGACCTGCTCGGGATTCCCGAGCGGGACTTCATGCGTTTTACCCAGGCCACCTTCAAGCTTGGCATCGAGTTTAGCGGCTGGGGCCGGCAAAATACGTCCTATATCCACCCATTCGGCACCTTCGGCGATACCATTGCCGGTAGCGATTTTCATCAGCAGTGGTTGCGTTTTTCCCATAGTGCGGAAACAAAACCGTTGGAAGCGTACTCGCTTGCGGTTCAGATGTGCCGGCACAACCGGTTCAAATTTCCCGGCCGAAAATCTGGCGAAGATACCATCGCCACAGATTCCCGCTTTGCCTACGCCTATCATTTTGATGCTGGCCTCTACGCCCGCTATCTACGCCTATTCTCCGAAAGAAAAGGCGTGCGCCGTATTGAAGGCCGGATTACCGGAGCCCAACTCAATCGTGACTCCGGCGATATCGAAGGGGTATTACTGAAGTCCGGCCAGCGTATCGACGCAGACTATTTTATTGACTGCTCCGGCTTTCGTTCACTGCTATTGGGGGAACGCCTCGGCGTGCGCTACGAGAGCTGGAAGCACTGGCTACCCTGCGACAGCGCAGTCGCCATGCCCAGCGAACGCAACCCAGAACTTCCCCCGGTCACTCGCGCCACCGCAAAAGCCGTCGGTTGGCAGTGGCAGATTCCCCTGCAGCACCGCACCGGCAACGGACTGGTCTTTCAAAGCGGGCTGATGAGTGAGGATGAAGCCGTAACGTCACTGCAGCAAAGCCTGGGCGGACACAGCGGGAGTGGTCCCCGGGTGATCCACTTTGAGGCCGGAAAACGCAGCTGTTCCTGGTACAAAAACTGTATCGCAATCGGCCTCGCAGCCGGCTTTCTGGAACCACTGGAGAGCACCAGTATTTATCTGATCCAGTCTGCCATCGCGCACTTTCTCGCACTACTGCCCGGCAAGGTGGCGCCGCCGCAACTGGTGCGGGAATTCAACCGACAGATGGATCTGGAGTACGAGCGCGCGCGGGATTTCATTATCCTCCACTATCACCTCAACCAGCGAGATGACAGTGAACTGTGGCACTACTGTCGTAGCATGAATATTCCTGACAGCCTGCGCGGGCGCATTGATGCGTTCCGCAAACGCGGCTATATCGAACAGTACCGCTTCGGGCTCTTTGCGCCACCGAGCTGGCTGAGCGTGATGATGGGCCAGGGCCTGATGCCGGAAAAAACCGACCCGCTCTCCGCAACCGTGGACACCACACTGGCACAGCGCACCATGGCCGAACAGTTCGAGGCGGTGCAGCAGGCTCTCGGCACGATGGTGAGCAGTCGCGAATTTGTCGGCAACTATTGCGCTACCGCACCAATGGAGACCGCGGCACTGGAAACAACAAAATGA
- a CDS encoding tryptophan 7-halogenase, protein MSAFTKESSGSCSPIRSIAVVGRDVDAWISALLLQLSLGNADKPVTITLVELPSRLTPGEVYPTLPSQQALHRLLRLDQQALLGACGGLPSMGYRYFGWAGSKSEFFMPFDTAGSALNGVAFIHYWARARQRGLNIPLDAFSLCAASAKQGRYYSHEIDSERFSSGQLAGNLPAISYLQTIGRIALAAGIKHHVAELASVNIADGIDNTDGRIESLQLKNGETVTADLFIDASGDGELITQVEPEPAKYFEAAHFESWAHWFPCDQALVASVPALQPPPTFNQVNAFDAGWLGRYPLRAHTALFAPFSSAHTHADQVLEKVQHTAGTPQQPHLKPLIRGRRTNPWQANCVSVGTTATSLDPVQGIQLHLLHTSLSYLLTLIPTDSGCMRLEREIYNARLHDHSLRLRDFQLAHYALNGRREPFWQHCANAPRPNTLQHKIELFRTRGHIPLKESETFQEESWQLLFAGCGLVPVAWHPRAELMAEDEQIATFQRMLNSIAARASQMPAPASASAGHSTTV, encoded by the coding sequence ATGAGCGCGTTTACAAAAGAATCCTCGGGTTCGTGTTCTCCCATTCGCTCCATCGCGGTTGTCGGTCGCGATGTCGATGCCTGGATCAGCGCCCTGCTATTACAGTTGAGCCTGGGCAATGCGGACAAGCCGGTTACCATCACCCTGGTCGAATTGCCGTCGCGGCTGACGCCCGGCGAGGTGTATCCGACACTGCCCTCCCAACAAGCGTTGCATCGTCTACTCAGGCTCGACCAGCAGGCGCTGCTCGGTGCCTGTGGTGGCCTGCCATCCATGGGGTACCGCTACTTCGGTTGGGCCGGGTCAAAATCAGAGTTTTTCATGCCGTTTGACACCGCGGGCAGCGCACTGAACGGCGTGGCATTTATCCACTACTGGGCCAGAGCGCGGCAGCGTGGACTGAACATCCCGCTGGATGCATTCTCACTCTGTGCGGCGAGCGCCAAACAGGGGCGATATTATTCCCACGAGATCGACAGCGAGCGTTTCAGCAGCGGACAGCTTGCCGGCAATCTACCCGCAATTTCCTACCTGCAGACTATCGGCCGGATCGCATTGGCCGCAGGGATAAAACACCATGTAGCAGAGCTGGCCTCGGTCAATATCGCAGACGGTATCGATAACACCGATGGCCGGATAGAATCGCTGCAATTGAAGAATGGCGAGACGGTGACCGCCGATCTGTTTATCGATGCCAGTGGCGATGGCGAACTGATCACTCAGGTCGAACCGGAACCAGCTAAGTACTTCGAGGCTGCACATTTTGAATCCTGGGCGCACTGGTTTCCCTGCGACCAGGCACTTGTTGCCAGTGTGCCGGCCCTGCAACCACCGCCCACGTTCAACCAGGTCAATGCATTCGATGCCGGCTGGTTGGGGCGATATCCGCTGCGCGCCCACACGGCACTTTTTGCACCATTTTCCAGTGCGCACACCCACGCCGATCAGGTACTGGAGAAAGTCCAGCACACAGCAGGCACCCCGCAACAACCTCATCTGAAACCCCTGATTCGCGGCCGCCGCACAAACCCCTGGCAGGCCAACTGTGTCTCTGTCGGGACAACCGCTACAAGCCTGGACCCGGTTCAGGGTATCCAGTTGCACCTGCTGCACACCTCGCTCTCCTACCTGCTGACCCTGATCCCCACAGATTCCGGTTGCATGCGGCTGGAGCGGGAAATCTATAATGCCCGACTCCACGACCACAGCCTGCGACTCAGGGATTTCCAGCTCGCCCACTACGCCCTGAACGGACGCCGTGAGCCCTTCTGGCAGCACTGTGCCAATGCGCCCCGGCCAAACACCCTGCAGCACAAGATTGAACTGTTTCGCACGCGCGGACATATTCCCCTGAAGGAGAGCGAAACCTTCCAGGAAGAGAGCTGGCAATTACTGTTTGCCGGCTGTGGACTGGTACCCGTCGCCTGGCACCCCCGTGCAGAACTGATGGCCGAAGACGAGCAGATCGCCACCTTCCAGCGCATGCTGAATTCCATCGCGGCCCGCGCCTCCCAGATGCCGGCACCGGCATCCGCGAGCGCCGGCCACTCGACCACTGTGTAG
- a CDS encoding sialate O-acetylesterase, translated as MLRKSHGINSAPSARTAFLLLLACAPWPSVADIAPAKIFSDQMVLQRDQEVTIWGSAAADTPITLHFDGKTYHNRSDERGHWEIPVPPQKAGGPYTLILSGDGEAAIRDVHFGDVWLAGGQSNMEWKLSWGINDSDKVIAAADYPLIRFFDVPSEVSPTPKTALEGGEWKKATPENAAEFSAVAYLFAQKNHLEKDVAVGIIDNNWGGTPAEAWMSKEALLQLSAYRERTEALYQPDTDWPARFARNQRNAEEKYQRLSSREDALNAGAYRFDFPTASWSEQALPAEFEHLAWLRHEFTLDEIPSRAVLELGDLQQEAFVWINEQLLAEEDSQAQGARYEIPTKVLNKGRNLIALRVGNSWHNKPYVGRTDQLWLQLGDNKLDLSKGWQYSNQVEPPIPDHIRYEHKSSFLYNSMIRPIQGYALRGVICYQGESNVGEAVHYHDLFSALIKDWRQQWQQDFPFLFVQLAAFLEPKNPQPDSSWALLREMQSRTLKLPNTGMATAIDIGDIYDIHPRNKQDVAARLWGEAKRISYGEDILSRGPTFQSHQLENGRVTIHFAHTGEGLRLKQGESVQGFILADRDGNYLPAQAQIHGSSVVVWHDSITQPSALKYAWADYPEVNLYNSAGLPALPFSIENL; from the coding sequence ATGCTCAGAAAATCTCACGGAATCAACTCTGCCCCATCGGCACGCACTGCTTTTCTTTTGCTGCTGGCATGCGCGCCCTGGCCCTCCGTTGCCGATATAGCGCCGGCAAAGATTTTCTCCGATCAGATGGTATTGCAGCGGGATCAGGAAGTGACCATCTGGGGCTCTGCGGCCGCCGATACCCCCATCACCCTGCACTTCGACGGAAAGACCTATCACAATCGCAGTGATGAACGTGGTCACTGGGAAATTCCCGTACCCCCCCAGAAAGCGGGCGGCCCCTATACCCTCATACTCAGCGGCGATGGTGAAGCAGCCATTCGCGATGTCCACTTTGGCGATGTGTGGCTTGCCGGCGGCCAATCGAATATGGAATGGAAACTGAGCTGGGGCATCAACGACTCTGACAAGGTCATTGCCGCGGCAGACTATCCGCTGATCCGCTTTTTCGATGTGCCCAGCGAGGTATCCCCAACGCCAAAAACAGCACTGGAAGGTGGTGAATGGAAAAAAGCAACCCCGGAAAATGCCGCCGAGTTCTCCGCGGTCGCCTACCTTTTCGCGCAGAAAAACCATCTGGAGAAAGACGTTGCGGTTGGTATCATCGACAACAACTGGGGCGGTACACCGGCGGAAGCGTGGATGAGTAAAGAGGCTCTGCTGCAATTATCCGCCTATCGCGAACGCACCGAAGCGCTTTATCAACCGGACACCGATTGGCCCGCCCGTTTCGCCCGCAATCAGCGCAATGCGGAAGAAAAATATCAGCGGCTCAGCAGCAGAGAGGATGCACTGAACGCTGGCGCCTACCGGTTTGATTTCCCCACTGCCAGTTGGAGTGAACAGGCCTTACCCGCGGAGTTCGAGCACCTGGCCTGGTTACGTCATGAATTCACCCTCGACGAAATTCCATCCAGGGCCGTACTCGAACTTGGAGACCTGCAGCAGGAGGCCTTCGTCTGGATCAATGAACAACTACTGGCGGAAGAGGATTCACAGGCCCAGGGTGCCCGCTATGAAATCCCGACGAAAGTGCTGAACAAGGGTCGCAATCTGATCGCCCTGCGCGTCGGTAACAGCTGGCACAACAAGCCATATGTGGGCCGCACGGATCAACTCTGGTTGCAACTCGGCGACAATAAACTCGACCTGAGCAAGGGCTGGCAGTACAGCAATCAGGTAGAGCCTCCGATACCAGATCATATCCGCTACGAGCACAAGTCCAGCTTCCTGTACAACAGTATGATCCGTCCGATCCAGGGATACGCACTGCGCGGCGTCATCTGCTACCAGGGGGAAAGCAATGTGGGCGAGGCAGTGCACTATCACGACCTGTTCAGCGCGCTGATCAAAGACTGGCGCCAGCAGTGGCAACAGGACTTTCCGTTCCTGTTTGTACAATTGGCCGCTTTTCTGGAACCCAAAAACCCGCAGCCGGACAGCAGCTGGGCACTATTGCGCGAAATGCAAAGCCGTACCCTGAAGCTGCCCAACACCGGCATGGCCACCGCCATCGATATCGGTGATATCTACGATATACACCCACGCAACAAACAGGATGTTGCCGCGCGCCTGTGGGGCGAGGCAAAGCGCATCAGCTATGGCGAGGATATTCTCAGCCGCGGCCCTACTTTCCAGTCACACCAGCTGGAAAATGGCCGGGTCACGATTCACTTTGCCCACACTGGCGAGGGATTGCGTCTCAAGCAAGGAGAATCGGTGCAGGGATTTATTCTTGCCGATCGCGATGGTAATTATCTGCCCGCACAGGCGCAGATTCACGGAAGCTCGGTGGTGGTCTGGCACGATTCCATCACGCAGCCGAGCGCACTCAAATATGCCTGGGCAGATTACCCGGAAGTCAATCTCTACAATTCAGCGGGTCTCCCGGCGCTGCCATTTTCGATCGAAAATTTATAG
- a CDS encoding GMC oxidoreductase — protein MADLNINAARGNSYGAIVIGSGMSGGYAAKELCEKGVQTLVLERGRSVEHNRDYPTTNLMPWEFKHRGEIPEDIRRDNPIASRCYAFREDAAHFFVKDKEHPYIQEKPFDWIRGYQTGGKSLMWARQVQRWSDLDFEGPARDGFAVDWPIRYKDLAPWYSKVEQFVGVAGFRDGIPHLPDGEFLPGIELTAAEKHFKAVVESRYKNRHVISGRCAHITGNMEYYAKQGRTICQQRVLCQRGCPFGGYFSANSATLPWAARTGNLTLRNDSVVHSIIYDEKKQKATGVRVIDAHSKEMTEYYAPFIFVNASALNTNLILLNSTSSRFPDGLGNDNGLLGKFVSFHNYRGRMTAEYDGLKDFKTHGRRPTSGYIPRFRNLHKQETGFLRGYAAGVDSTRPVDMNYDGVGEQLVTNLMNPSYGPWQINSHMMGECIPRERNQVSLDPVQKDEWGMPVLRVNVGYDDNDEKMIRDYQEQISEMFDAAGFTNIQIDDDHRNPGLDIHEMGGVRMGHDPKTSLLNKHNQLHACKNVYVTDGACMTSTGTQNPSLTYMVFAARAVDHALSQSG, from the coding sequence ATGGCTGATCTGAACATAAACGCCGCGCGCGGCAACAGCTATGGTGCCATCGTCATCGGCTCCGGTATGAGTGGTGGCTATGCGGCCAAGGAGCTGTGTGAAAAGGGGGTACAAACCCTGGTGCTGGAGCGGGGCAGAAGTGTCGAGCACAATCGCGATTACCCCACCACCAATCTGATGCCGTGGGAGTTCAAACACCGGGGAGAAATCCCGGAGGATATCCGGCGGGACAATCCCATTGCCAGCCGCTGCTATGCCTTTCGCGAGGATGCCGCGCATTTTTTTGTCAAAGACAAAGAGCATCCCTACATACAGGAAAAACCTTTCGACTGGATCCGCGGCTACCAGACCGGCGGCAAATCGTTGATGTGGGCGCGCCAGGTGCAACGCTGGAGCGACCTGGATTTTGAGGGCCCGGCGCGGGACGGCTTCGCCGTAGACTGGCCCATCCGCTACAAAGACCTGGCGCCCTGGTACAGCAAGGTGGAACAGTTTGTCGGTGTCGCCGGCTTTCGCGACGGTATTCCCCATCTACCGGACGGCGAATTTCTGCCGGGTATCGAACTGACCGCGGCAGAAAAACATTTTAAAGCCGTGGTGGAATCCAGGTACAAAAACCGCCATGTCATCAGCGGGCGCTGCGCGCACATTACCGGCAATATGGAGTACTATGCCAAGCAGGGACGCACCATCTGCCAGCAGCGGGTCTTGTGCCAGCGGGGTTGCCCGTTTGGTGGTTACTTCAGTGCGAACTCCGCCACCCTGCCGTGGGCCGCGCGCACCGGTAATCTCACCCTGAGAAACGACTCGGTCGTGCACTCGATCATCTATGATGAGAAAAAACAGAAAGCCACCGGCGTGCGTGTGATTGACGCCCACAGCAAGGAAATGACCGAATACTACGCGCCGTTTATTTTCGTCAACGCCAGTGCACTGAATACCAACCTGATCCTGCTCAATTCCACCTCGTCCCGTTTCCCCGATGGCCTCGGCAACGACAACGGGCTGCTGGGAAAATTCGTCTCCTTCCACAACTACCGCGGACGCATGACCGCCGAATACGACGGTCTCAAGGACTTCAAAACCCACGGTCGTCGCCCCACCAGCGGTTACATTCCACGATTTCGCAATCTGCACAAGCAGGAGACCGGTTTCCTGCGGGGATACGCCGCCGGTGTCGACAGTACACGCCCGGTGGACATGAATTACGATGGCGTCGGTGAGCAACTGGTCACCAACCTGATGAACCCGTCCTACGGCCCCTGGCAGATCAATTCCCACATGATGGGTGAATGCATTCCTCGGGAGCGCAACCAGGTATCGCTCGACCCGGTACAAAAAGATGAATGGGGCATGCCGGTACTGCGGGTGAATGTGGGCTACGACGACAACGACGAGAAAATGATCCGCGACTATCAGGAGCAGATCTCGGAAATGTTCGACGCCGCCGGCTTCACCAATATCCAGATCGATGACGATCACCGCAATCCGGGCCTCGACATTCACGAAATGGGCGGCGTGCGCATGGGCCACGACCCGAAAACGTCCCTGCTCAACAAGCATAACCAGCTGCACGCCTGCAAAAATGTCTACGTCACCGACGGCGCCTGCATGACCTCCACCGGTACCCAGAACCCGTCACTCACCTATATGGTGTTTGCAGCGCGGGCGGTGGATCACGCTTTGAGCCAGAGTGGCTGA
- a CDS encoding gluconate 2-dehydrogenase subunit 3 family protein, with product MNRRSLLKNLMLAAGGLALLPVAEFTRARVLAAYDELQVTPSQQRLLKKLVDTLIPATDVDGETLKGAAELDVQDFVLVMVNDCLNHTNQKMFIAGLQLFDDFPSSSGKPRFSELDRSDSERLLADIWGRENPREPRQSQALAAVRYFLDTSKWYAIQGYLHSEYVMTELMPYQLVPGPVFDGDKKIDPEAKVNLHG from the coding sequence ATGAACAGACGATCGCTACTCAAAAACCTGATGCTCGCTGCCGGCGGCCTCGCGCTGTTACCCGTGGCCGAATTTACCCGGGCCCGGGTTCTCGCCGCCTACGATGAGCTTCAGGTGACCCCCAGCCAGCAGCGGTTGTTGAAAAAACTGGTGGACACCCTGATACCCGCAACTGATGTGGATGGGGAAACTCTCAAAGGTGCTGCCGAGCTGGATGTGCAGGACTTCGTGCTGGTGATGGTAAATGACTGCCTGAACCACACCAACCAGAAAATGTTTATTGCCGGACTGCAACTGTTCGACGACTTCCCCTCCAGTAGTGGTAAGCCGCGCTTCAGCGAACTGGATCGTTCTGATAGCGAGCGCCTGCTCGCGGATATCTGGGGTCGGGAAAACCCGCGGGAGCCCCGGCAGTCCCAGGCGCTGGCAGCGGTGCGCTATTTCCTTGATACCAGCAAGTGGTACGCCATCCAGGGTTACCTGCACTCCGAATATGTCATGACCGAACTGATGCCCTATCAGCTGGTACCGGGCCCGGTATTCGATGGCGACAAAAAAATAGACCCGGAAGCGAAGGTGAACCTCCATGGCTGA
- a CDS encoding sugar phosphate isomerase/epimerase family protein: MTTAALATAAVSPVLAGSLKKTGAKARVRGVQLYTVRALMEKSVPATLKALAGIGYEQVEFAGYFGEKPAELRKILAGEGLSAPAAHLQLDQLRGDLQQHLDAAVEVGHDYVVLPWIGESERSEDSYKRLADDLNRWGEACRKAGLIMAYHNHEFEFSPAGDFVPYHHLLDHTDPALVSFELDLFWVRKAGYDPLVYFKQYPGRFPLWHVKDMDTEGNMVDVGAGIIDFPQILAAAGQSGYRYGFVEHDQPGDPLESVTASFSAAAGWG; encoded by the coding sequence ATGACCACTGCCGCTCTTGCCACCGCTGCCGTATCCCCGGTGCTCGCCGGTTCGTTGAAAAAAACCGGAGCCAAAGCCCGGGTGCGCGGTGTGCAGCTGTACACCGTGCGCGCGCTGATGGAGAAAAGTGTTCCTGCCACACTGAAAGCCCTGGCCGGCATCGGTTACGAGCAGGTGGAATTCGCCGGTTACTTTGGTGAAAAACCGGCGGAGCTACGCAAAATACTCGCTGGTGAAGGGCTGTCCGCGCCCGCGGCGCACTTGCAGCTCGACCAGTTGCGCGGGGATCTCCAGCAGCACCTGGATGCCGCCGTGGAAGTCGGCCACGACTATGTTGTATTGCCCTGGATTGGTGAGAGCGAGCGCAGCGAAGACAGTTACAAGCGCCTGGCAGACGATCTCAACCGCTGGGGCGAAGCCTGCCGCAAGGCCGGGCTGATAATGGCCTACCACAATCACGAGTTTGAATTTTCTCCCGCTGGTGATTTTGTGCCCTACCACCACTTGCTGGATCACACCGATCCCGCGCTGGTGAGTTTTGAGCTGGACCTGTTCTGGGTGCGCAAGGCCGGGTATGACCCGCTGGTGTATTTCAAACAATATCCGGGCCGTTTCCCGCTCTGGCACGTCAAAGATATGGATACAGAAGGAAATATGGTGGACGTGGGTGCCGGCATCATCGATTTCCCGCAGATACTCGCCGCCGCCGGTCAGTCCGGCTACCGCTATGGGTTTGTCGAGCACGACCAGCCCGGAGATCCACTGGAATCTGTTACCGCCAGCTTCAGTGCGGCCGCGGGCTGGGGATGA
- a CDS encoding LacI family DNA-binding transcriptional regulator produces MSNIRTVARLAGVSVATVSRALAKPDLVSPRTRKKVLAAVDRAGYKPNLMAVQFRSRRTRNLVVLVPTIANPFFSRVITGIQQRAREAGYQVLLCNTLGQEDIEREYARMVQNFQADGVIQLRAFDPFSNEADAEGAGDDSLLPMVNACEVMPDCSYPSVQLDNRAAARAMTDHLVRLGHQRIGLVKGPQRSPLTRDRIAGYREALEAADIPFDESLLCPGDFSLQSGHRAAGTLITRDNPPTAIFCENDEMAIGAMQRIKQAGLRVPEDISIAGFDDIAFAAYSDPSLTTIAQPAEEFGATAAQLLIDLLEQGPANAPAQVLLPYDLKVRDSTGPAPTSDS; encoded by the coding sequence ATGTCGAATATTCGCACCGTGGCCCGCCTGGCCGGTGTCTCTGTCGCCACGGTTTCGCGCGCGCTGGCAAAACCGGATCTGGTGTCGCCGCGCACGCGTAAAAAAGTACTGGCAGCGGTGGATAGAGCCGGTTACAAGCCGAACCTGATGGCGGTGCAGTTCCGCTCCCGACGGACCCGTAACCTGGTGGTTCTGGTGCCCACCATTGCCAACCCGTTTTTCTCGCGGGTGATTACCGGTATTCAGCAGCGTGCGCGCGAGGCCGGCTACCAGGTGTTGCTGTGCAACACCCTTGGGCAGGAGGACATTGAACGCGAATACGCGCGCATGGTACAGAACTTCCAGGCGGATGGTGTCATCCAGCTGCGCGCCTTCGATCCGTTCTCTAATGAGGCCGACGCGGAGGGTGCTGGTGACGATTCCCTGCTACCCATGGTGAATGCCTGTGAGGTGATGCCCGACTGTAGCTATCCTTCAGTCCAGCTGGACAACCGCGCCGCCGCACGGGCCATGACCGACCACCTGGTACGCCTCGGCCATCAGCGCATCGGGCTTGTGAAAGGTCCCCAGCGCAGCCCGCTGACCCGGGATCGCATCGCCGGTTATCGCGAGGCGCTGGAGGCCGCGGATATTCCGTTTGATGAATCCCTGCTGTGCCCCGGGGATTTCTCCCTGCAGTCCGGCCACCGCGCCGCCGGCACCCTGATCACCCGCGACAACCCGCCCACCGCGATTTTCTGTGAAAACGATGAAATGGCCATTGGCGCCATGCAGCGTATCAAGCAGGCGGGGCTCCGGGTGCCGGAAGATATTTCCATCGCGGGCTTCGATGACATCGCGTTTGCCGCCTACAGCGACCCGTCCCTGACCACCATTGCCCAGCCTGCGGAAGAGTTCGGCGCCACTGCCGCACAGTTACTGATTGACCTTCTGGAACAGGGGCCGGCTAACGCGCCCGCGCAGGTGCTGTTGCCTTACGATCTGAAAGTGCGCGACAGCACCGGGCCTGCCCCCACCTCTGATTCGTAA
- a CDS encoding Gfo/Idh/MocA family protein translates to MSKPANRLRLGMIGGGEGAFIGAVHRAAANLDGRIQLVCGSFSREPGNNLRSGRALGLADNRIYPDWQSLLRGEAALPPAERLQALTIATPNQLHVPIAEAAARAGIHVFSEKPAGINFREVADLARTLADNGCHYGLAHTYLGYPLVHQARDMVAAGTLGRIRKIYVDYRQGWLADGLEYSGNKQAGWRTDPAQAGASGCMADIGTHAFGLAEFVAGQKIVRLCAELRSHIDGRQLDDDGAALFRTDGDASGVLTASQVCAGEENNLTLRIYGEHGGLEWQQMQPDVLIHRAANGDTRLLRAGTDRDYLLPGTRRGLRLPAGHPEGYLEAMANLYRDFADAILTGSENSVPGIDHGLRGMAFIEAMLASHGNWISLNENLPTESPQSKEATP, encoded by the coding sequence GTGAGCAAGCCCGCAAACAGGTTGCGTCTGGGCATGATTGGCGGCGGTGAAGGCGCCTTTATCGGCGCGGTGCACCGCGCCGCTGCCAACCTCGACGGGCGCATCCAACTGGTGTGCGGCAGCTTCAGCCGCGAGCCGGGTAACAACCTGCGCAGCGGCCGCGCCCTCGGCCTCGCAGACAACCGCATCTATCCGGACTGGCAGAGCCTGCTCCGTGGCGAAGCCGCCCTGCCGCCTGCCGAGCGACTGCAGGCGCTCACCATCGCCACCCCCAATCAATTGCATGTCCCCATCGCCGAAGCCGCCGCCCGGGCGGGCATTCATGTGTTCAGCGAAAAACCCGCGGGTATCAATTTCCGTGAAGTCGCCGACCTGGCCCGCACCCTCGCCGACAATGGTTGCCACTACGGCCTCGCCCACACCTACCTCGGTTATCCGCTGGTACACCAGGCGCGGGATATGGTGGCCGCCGGCACCCTCGGCCGAATACGCAAAATTTATGTGGACTACCGCCAGGGCTGGCTCGCCGATGGCCTCGAATACAGCGGTAACAAACAGGCCGGCTGGCGTACCGACCCGGCCCAGGCCGGCGCCAGCGGTTGTATGGCCGACATCGGCACCCACGCCTTCGGTCTCGCGGAATTTGTCGCCGGGCAGAAAATCGTGCGTCTGTGCGCCGAGCTCCGCAGCCATATCGACGGCCGCCAGCTGGACGATGACGGCGCGGCCCTGTTTCGCACCGACGGCGATGCGAGTGGCGTGCTCACCGCCAGCCAGGTATGCGCCGGCGAGGAAAACAACCTGACCCTGCGCATCTATGGAGAGCACGGCGGCCTGGAATGGCAGCAGATGCAGCCGGACGTACTGATCCATCGCGCCGCTAACGGCGACACCCGCCTGCTGCGCGCCGGCACCGACCGCGACTACCTGCTGCCCGGCACCCGCCGCGGCCTGCGCCTGCCCGCCGGGCACCCGGAGGGTTATCTGGAAGCCATGGCCAACCTGTACCGGGACTTCGCCGACGCGATACTCACAGGCTCTGAGAACAGCGTCCCCGGAATCGACCACGGTCTGCGCGGCATGGCATTTATCGAGGCCATGCTGGCAAGCCACGGCAACTGGATTTCCCTCAACGAAAACCTTCCTACCGAATCCCCGCAGTCTAAGGAGGCGACCCCATGA